The DNA region TAATCAGACCAATTAAAGTTCCCGCCATTCCGAAGGCTGGAGCATAGGAACCCATAGTCTCAAATAATCCTCTACCTAACTTATGTCTATCTTCTAAAAAGGCAAGTTCTGTTTCTAAGATATTTCTAACTAATTCAGGATCAGTACCATCTACAACCAGTTGTACACCTTTTTTAATAAAATTATCTTCTATTTCTGTTATTTCATCTTCTAGTGAAAGTAAGCCTTCCCGCCTTGCCTTTTCTGAAAATCTAACCATAAGGCTAATAATTTCACTTGAAGAAAAGTTGTTTTTACTTATCGTTTTTTTAATAGTTTTTACCATCTGTTTTATCTGTTCCAAAGGATAACTAATTATAGCTGCACTAATTGTCCCACCTAAAACTATTAACAAGGAAGAAGTCGAGTAAAATGTTCCTAAAGGCCCTCCAGCCCTTAAGGCAACCAAAAATAGGACAATACCACTAACAAGTCCAATTATTGTTGATAAATCCAGCATAATTACACCTCTCTCTCAGGTCGATGAATACGTCTTTTAAATTTTACCACTTTATTTACTACTTCTTCACAGCTTTCTTTAACTACAAATTTTTTACCATTAGTGAGAGTTATAACTGTATCAGGAGTACTTTCAATAATCTCAATCAAATCACAATTCACATAGTATTTCTTATTATTTAATCTAGTTACTTGGATCATTTTAATCACCTTTTTTTATCTACATCCCCACAAGATGTGGGGATGTATAAATTTTATCTACCTTTTAAGGTTTATCAATTCATTTAAAATTTCATCAGATACAGTAATTATCCTTGAATTAGCTTGAAATCCCCTTTGAGTTATTATCATATCAGTAAACTCTTGAGCTAAGTCCACATTAGACATTTCTAAAGTACCTGGCATAATACTTCCTGAACCATTTTCACCTGGAATACCTTCTAATGCTACTCCAGAGTTATTTGAAGGAACATATAAGTTATCACCGGTTTTTAAAAGTCCTCCTGGGTTATTAAATTTAGCTAAACCTATTGTGGCAATTTTAGTTAAACTTCCATCATCATTTACTATGTTGACATCACCAGCTTGGTCAATAATAAAAATGGCATCAGACGGAATTTGAATACGCCTTTCATCATTTGGCACTTCGTCTAATGTAGTATACAGAGGATTATCATCATCATCTAAAGGAATATCTCCCCTTAGTAGATAGTAACCATTGGTGGCAGATACTAAGTAACCCTCACTGTCTAATTCAAAATTACCTGCCCTAGTATAGTACTTTTCGTCTCCAATAGAAACTATAAAAAATCCATCTCCTTCAATACCTAAATCAGTTATTCTCCCTGTTGATTGTAAACTCCCTTGGGTATGGTTTACCGATATGTTAGCGATGGATACCCCTAAACCCACTTGCATTGGGTTTGTTCCTCCTCTACCACCTGTTGGTGCAGAAGCACCTTTTAATGTTTGGCTAAATATATCTTTAAAATTAACTTGGCTAGTTTTATATCCTAATGTATTGACATTGGCGATGTTATTACCAATAACATCCATTCTCGTTTGGTGATTCCTCAAACCACTTACACCTGAAAATAATGACCTTAACATTAATATCCTCCTTCAATTTATTATTTGTTAAACCTGTAGGTATTTCTGTCGATCCATACCTACTCAGCTTCCTATAAAGGTCCAGCTGATTAAAGTATTAAGGCACTATCAATTTCTGTAAAAATTTTTTCCTTTAAATTATCCTTGTCTATGGCAGTGATAATTACCCGTTTTTGAGGATTTACTATATAAGCATTGCCATTTACTAACACTAAAGAATCTTTACTTCCTTTTTCTTTAAGCTTGTCCATTGCCAAATTAAGTTTTGCCAATTCTATGGCATCTAAATTAATTCCCCTTTTTTCCAACCTTCCATTGGCATGTTTTGAGATTGTTAAATTAGCTAGCTCTTGTTGAAAAACAGTTTTAAAATTTTCAGATTTAATAGTTGAATTAACTAATTTAACCTTTTGTTGATTATAAGGTAACAATTGAGGGTTAATGATCTTTGTCATTTTCGTCCCCCCTAGCCACTGAGATAATCTCTGTTAATTTATATTGTCTAGAATTTACTTCAACAAAAAATTCTCCACCTTTTTGCAATACTTTATCTACTAATCCGGAAATAGTGTGATCTCCAGTTTGAATTTCTACAAACTTACCTACTAAGTTAAAAGCATTTACAGAATCAAAACCTACTCCTAAGAGGTAGAACATTTTAGAAAAATTGTTATTTAAATTAACCATTTGTTCTAAAGCACTAAATTGTGCCATTTGAGCCATAAACTCTTTATCGTTAGTCGGTGAAAGGGGGTCTTGATACCTGAGCTGGGCTACTAAAACCTTTAAGAAATCCCCTTGTGTAAGAGTTCCTGTTTCATTCACTTTTTGAAAGTTAGTGACATAGCTTGATTGAATTTTCATTTATTCACCTCCTAAACCTTATAATTGTATTTAGTTGTGATTAAATCAGATATTTGTTGGGGTAACTCTAAATCTTCTAATTCTTTAACATTAAACTTAAACTGACTTAAAACTTGGTGTTCTTTTCTTCCCTTATCCTCATTTCCTCTATAATCATCCATAACAAATTCTAAGTTAACTTGTTCAAATTCAAAGGAGTTGTTAGTAAGCCTTTGTTGTAGTTCTTGTTCATTATCCCTTAAATAATTAAATCCTAATTGTTCTGATGCTACTATTTTAATGTTCAATATCCCTTTATCTAAGGAAAGATGGATTTTTACTTCCCCTAATTCTTCTGGATGAAGCTTGATTGTA from Anaerobranca gottschalkii DSM 13577 includes:
- the flgG gene encoding flagellar basal body rod protein FlgG — protein: MLRSLFSGVSGLRNHQTRMDVIGNNIANVNTLGYKTSQVNFKDIFSQTLKGASAPTGGRGGTNPMQVGLGVSIANISVNHTQGSLQSTGRITDLGIEGDGFFIVSIGDEKYYTRAGNFELDSEGYLVSATNGYYLLRGDIPLDDDDNPLYTTLDEVPNDERRIQIPSDAIFIIDQAGDVNIVNDDGSLTKIATIGLAKFNNPGGLLKTGDNLYVPSNNSGVALEGIPGENGSGSIMPGTLEMSNVDLAQEFTDMIITQRGFQANSRIITVSDEILNELINLKR
- a CDS encoding flagellar hook capping FlgD N-terminal domain-containing protein; amino-acid sequence: MKIQSSYVTNFQKVNETGTLTQGDFLKVLVAQLRYQDPLSPTNDKEFMAQMAQFSALEQMVNLNNNFSKMFYLLGVGFDSVNAFNLVGKFVEIQTGDHTISGLVDKVLQKGGEFFVEVNSRQYKLTEIISVARGDENDKDH
- a CDS encoding flagellar motor protein; protein product: MLDLSTIIGLVSGIVLFLVALRAGGPLGTFYSTSSLLIVLGGTISAAIISYPLEQIKQMVKTIKKTISKNNFSSSEIISLMVRFSEKARREGLLSLEDEITEIEDNFIKKGVQLVVDGTDPELVRNILETELAFLEDRHKLGRGLFETMGSYAPAFGMAGTLIGLIRMLENLDNPETIGPGLAVALITTFYGVILANLFFNPLAAKLKVKSSEEILLKEVVIEGLLSIQAGENPRIVEEKLKAFLAPSDRENLRNKKAGDELDEAA
- a CDS encoding flagellar FlbD family protein: MIQVTRLNNKKYYVNCDLIEIIESTPDTVITLTNGKKFVVKESCEEVVNKVVKFKRRIHRPEREV
- a CDS encoding TIGR02530 family flagellar biosynthesis protein, encoding MTKIINPQLLPYNQQKVKLVNSTIKSENFKTVFQQELANLTISKHANGRLEKRGINLDAIELAKLNLAMDKLKEKGSKDSLVLVNGNAYIVNPQKRVIITAIDKDNLKEKIFTEIDSALIL